The DNA window GAGGCGGAGTGGAGTTCACACGAAGACGAAACCCGACCCGACGCCGAAGGCGGCGGGGAGTACTACCGGACGGACGGCTTCGAACTGCGGGAGTTCGACGCCCTCCACCTCGACATCGAGAACGTCGCCGAGGCGTTCTCCGACCCCGACGTGCTCGTGTTCGCCTCGCGGCACTCGGGCGACACCGGGGCGCTACTGACCGCCCACTTCACCGGGAACTTCGGCCCGGCGGAGTACGGCGGCGAAGACAGAACGCTCGCCGAGACCTGCCCGAACGCCCACGCGCGCTTGCTTCGGGCGTTCGACGAACACGCACCCGAGGAGTACGAGGTCGGAATGGAGTGTACCCACCACGGCCCGAGCGAGGTGGGCGTTCCCTCGATGTTCGTCGAACTCGGTAGCGACGACGAACAGTGGGGCGACCCCGAAGCAGCGCGGGCCGTCGCCCGCGCCATCCTTGACCTTCGCGGCGTCTCACCTCACCGCGAACGCCAACTCGTCGGGTTCGGCGGCGGCCACAACGTCACGCGGTTCGAGCGCATCGTCCGGGAGACAGACTGGGCGGTGGGCCACATCGCGTCCGACTGGAACCTCGAAACGCTCGGGCTTCCAGAGGCGCACCCCGACGTGATTCGACAGGCGTTCGAGCGGAGCGGGGCCGAGTACGCGGTCTGTGAAGGCGACACGACGGACCTCGCCGCGGTCATCGACGACCTCGGCTATCGGGTGGTGAGCGAGACGTGGGTCCGCGAGGTGTCCGGCGTTTCCCTCGCGCTCGCCGAGGAACTGGAATCCGAACTCTCGACGGTCGAGTCCGGACTTCGGTTCGGTGACCGGGCGAGCGACGTATCGTCGAACCCGGACGAGTGGACGTTCTCCCTCCGGACGTTCCCCGAGGAGTTCCTCGCGGCCGCGGCGGGCGTTGACCGGGGGGCCGTGTTCGATGTCGTCGCCGAGCGGACGATAGCGTTCGAGACGACCGAAGGCGGGACGTTGGTTTGCGGACGCGCGGCGGTCCGCGAACCGGCCGACTACGACGCCATCATCGACGAACTGGTCGAACTGCTCGAACGGAAGTACGCGGCCGTCGAACGCCGGGAGGACGAAATCGTCGTGCGCGAGGTCTCGTTCGACCCCGAGAAGGCGCGCACGTTCGGCGTGTCGGAGGGTCCCGCCTTCGGCAAACTCTCCTCCGGGGTCGCGGTGACGGTGGACGGGCGAACGATTCCGCCCGAAGAGGTCCAAACCGAACGAACACATGTCTTCCCGGTGAGATAATTTCCGGCGAATCGTTCTCTTATATAATACTTTTTATGAGGTATGGTGACAGGAGTCAGACATCCGTCAGCCAGAGGGGAAAGATAATTAATCTGCGTTTGTAAAGCACGGTTCAAGGATGGATTCCATCGTCGAAGACGCTATTGAGGAGGCGGAAGGGCAACAACAGAGTGCCCCCCAGTCGCAAATCGGAGGTGCCTCGCAGGACACCGGCCTGTCGGGGACGATGACCGACGAGGAACTGCAGGACGTTCTCAAAGAACTCCAAACGAACATCACCGTCGTCGGGTGCGGCGGTGGCGGGGGGAACACGGTCAATCGCATGGCCGAAGAGGGGATTCACGGCGCGTCACTGGTCGCCGCGAACACCGACGTTCAGCACCTCGTCGAGATCGAGGCCGATACGAAGATTTTGATGGGGGAACAGAAGACCAGCGGGCGCGGTGCCGGGTCGCTCCCGCAGGTCGGCGAGGAGGCCGCGCTCGAAAGTCAGGACGAAATCTACGACGCGATTCAGGGCTCGGACATGGTGTTCGTCACCGCCGGTCTCGGCGGCGGCACCGGCACCGGAAGCGCCCCCGTGGTCGCCAAGGCCGCCCGCGAGGCGGGCGCACTCACCATCGCCATCGTCACGACGCCGTTCACGGCGGAAGGTGAGGTCCGGCGCACGAACGCGGAGGCCGGATTGGAACGCCTCCGCGACGTGAGCGATACGGTCATCGTCGTCCCGAACGACCGCCTGCTCGATTCCGTCGGCAAACTCCCCGTCAAACAGGCGTTCAAGGTCGCCGACGAAGTGCTCATGCGCTCCGTGAAGGGAATCACGGAACTCATCACGAAGCCCGGCCTCGTCAACCTCGACTTCGCCGACGTTCGCACCGTCATGGAGAAGGGCGGCGTCGCCATGATCGGCCTCGGCGAGAGCGACTCCGACCAGAAGGCACAGGACTCCGTGAAGAGCGCCCTCCGCTCCCCCCTTCTCGACGTGGACATCAGCGGCGCGAAATCCGCGCTCGTCAACGTCACCGGTGGCAACGACATGTCCATCGAAGAAGCCGAGGGCGTGGTCGAGCAGATCTACGACCGCATCGACCCCGACGCCCGCATCATCTGGGGGACCTCCATCGACGAGGACCTCGACGGCACGATGCGCACCATGATCGTCGTCACGGGCGTGCAGTCGCCCCAGATATACGGCAGTAACGAAGCCGAACAAGCGCAGGCGAAGCAACAGCAGACGGAAGACATCGACTACGTGGAATAGTCCGTCTCCTTTTTCTGCAGTCGCCGAACGTGGGGGTGTCTTGTTACGCTCCGATTCGGTAGCGAACGCTCCCTCGATTCGCGCGCCATCGCTCCGGGAAGCCGTCCTGTACCGCAACCACGGCGGTCCGTGGACGGCGCGCACCACGTCCTCGCCCTCGTCGGCGGGTTGCGCTACCGGCGGATACGTCGAGAACGGTACCGCGACGCGTCGGGCGAAAATTCATTTCGGGTCGAAATCCTCGGTTTTTCGCCACGAACGGGTGTGTCCGGCGGCTATTTCGCCCCGGCGACGTCCCTTCGACGGACCCGATGCTGTTCTCTCTTTGTAGAAAGATAGAAAAAGCCCGATAGCCAAGCACAACCAACAATGGACGTTAAACTTGACCTCGCGTCGTACGTGCGCGTACTCAAGCTGGCGAGTACGCCGTCGTGGGACGAGTTCTCGAAGATTGCACA is part of the Haladaptatus paucihalophilus DX253 genome and encodes:
- a CDS encoding protein translocase SEC61 complex subunit gamma, whose amino-acid sequence is MDVKLDLASYVRVLKLASTPSWDEFSKIAQIAGAGILLVGLLGFTIFAIMTFINPVPV
- the ftsZ gene encoding cell division protein FtsZ, with translation MDSIVEDAIEEAEGQQQSAPQSQIGGASQDTGLSGTMTDEELQDVLKELQTNITVVGCGGGGGNTVNRMAEEGIHGASLVAANTDVQHLVEIEADTKILMGEQKTSGRGAGSLPQVGEEAALESQDEIYDAIQGSDMVFVTAGLGGGTGTGSAPVVAKAAREAGALTIAIVTTPFTAEGEVRRTNAEAGLERLRDVSDTVIVVPNDRLLDSVGKLPVKQAFKVADEVLMRSVKGITELITKPGLVNLDFADVRTVMEKGGVAMIGLGESDSDQKAQDSVKSALRSPLLDVDISGAKSALVNVTGGNDMSIEEAEGVVEQIYDRIDPDARIIWGTSIDEDLDGTMRTMIVVTGVQSPQIYGSNEAEQAQAKQQQTEDIDYVE
- a CDS encoding D-aminoacyl-tRNA deacylase; this translates as MIAVVVSRADYASEHIGEFLLSEAEWSSHEDETRPDAEGGGEYYRTDGFELREFDALHLDIENVAEAFSDPDVLVFASRHSGDTGALLTAHFTGNFGPAEYGGEDRTLAETCPNAHARLLRAFDEHAPEEYEVGMECTHHGPSEVGVPSMFVELGSDDEQWGDPEAARAVARAILDLRGVSPHRERQLVGFGGGHNVTRFERIVRETDWAVGHIASDWNLETLGLPEAHPDVIRQAFERSGAEYAVCEGDTTDLAAVIDDLGYRVVSETWVREVSGVSLALAEELESELSTVESGLRFGDRASDVSSNPDEWTFSLRTFPEEFLAAAAGVDRGAVFDVVAERTIAFETTEGGTLVCGRAAVREPADYDAIIDELVELLERKYAAVERREDEIVVREVSFDPEKARTFGVSEGPAFGKLSSGVAVTVDGRTIPPEEVQTERTHVFPVR